The Festucalex cinctus isolate MCC-2025b chromosome 12, RoL_Fcin_1.0, whole genome shotgun sequence genome segment TAACAAACCTGTCACAAATTATTCAAAGGTAGGTTACCTTTTCCAGTAAATCTGACAGAATGCGAGTCAAGGACAGTCAACAGCAAAATATGTGAGCTTGCTGGCAGGGTGGACATTTTAGGATAATGTTAGCATTTAATTAGCACATTATAGTAATATTAAATCATTTGTTGTTGCATGTGTGAGATATGAGGTAGATTTTTTAGGCAGGAAAGGATACAATCGATGACGCAGCCTCCCTGGATGTTGCCGCTCTCTGAGAAGTGAAGATGGATGAACTTCCCGAAGCGGCTGGAGTTGTTGTTGTAAACGGTCTTGGCGTTCCCGAACGCTTCCATGATGGGACTGTGAAGAGAAGAAGGCTACTCAAAGCTCTCTGGGCAAATCTTTACAGACACTGTAATTCAAATCAAGTGTTTGATTTGTCAATTAAATGCCTCCCTCAAATAGATACCGTCCTTTTCCAATCGACAGTAAATCAAATTTGTCAGTCTATAATTAAAGAAGTAACTGCAGTGTCCGTTTGAACTCtgctgctaaacaaaacagcagtACCTAAATTTACCTAAAAGGAATTCCCTTCATAGTAAGATAATCTTACGTGGAGACACCATTAGTGTCCAAGTAGACTTACGTGGTTGTGCCACAATGTTCTGTGCATTGTCAACTAATATTCACTTATGAATGTGGTtgctaacaaaaacagcagcaccaagtAGTATATCATCCAAATTGTATCCGGTCTAATGTCATGTGGAGACAACCTCTTTAAGGCCACCTAGTATTTTGGTAGACTCCACAATGTTGAGTGTGTTGTCCTTATCAGTAATTTGTAAACTATGTTGCTTACCAAGACAGCAGCACCAAAAAAACACATACCACAGTATTGACAATGATCTTAATTTCTGAGGAGACTATTTCTTTAAAGATGATTTGTGTTCTAGCAGATTATGACGTAAATGCTCCACAATGCATTGGCCAGAATAGTAATTTGAATGAtactgctaaccaaaacagcagcacctaccaaAGTTCATCAGGATTAAAGATAACCTTATCATATGTGTAGATGGAGTCTTCAACGATGATTAGCTTTTCCAGCAGACTCTGATGTGGTTGTGCCAAAATGTCTTCATCGTCAATAATAGTAACTTCAAccttgttgctaaccaaaacagcagcacaaccTACACTGTATCGAAGACAATCGTACGTCACGTGGAGACGTCATTTTAACCCTTGGAATGTCTTTGCTAAGCAAAACAGCAGCAACTACCAAAGCATTTTTGTTGTCTCGAACAATCTTTCCAGTCATCTCTGCCATGTGATCGCTCCACAGTATTGCGTGCTTTaaacatacctgctctgtacaATGGCCTGCTCCACGCGTGTGCTTCTCTCCGACGGCGGCGTACCAGCTGAGTTCTGGCTCATCACTGACAGGAACTGCAGCAACAGCTTGGTGCTTTCCGTCTTGCCTGCCCCCGACTCACCGCTGACACGCACACAAATTGCTATGAAGCTTTGATTGAGAGTTACCACCACCAAAAGTTGCACAGGATTAAGATAAGATGACAGTAAATCCCACCAAAATTGCACTATTTGAAATGAGACCACCGTAAAACCTGCCAAGAGTtgtaaatgttgaaataaaacTACCGatgaaataaattcccaaacataTAAGATGGTTAAAATCAGATTACTGTAGAAAACCAAAACTTGCCCTAATTAAAATAAGACTAATGTAAATATGTCAAAACTTGCTCAGGTTAAAAACTAAGACAAGCATAactgcacccccacccccaccaaagtCCCCTTGGTTAAAAATACGAGTACCACAGCCTAAAAATAAGACCACCATTAAATACCCCAAATGTTACCCAACTTAAAATCAGATGAATATACTTCTGACCAAAAATCACACAGTTTATAATAAGATTTATTGCCATAAAACTTGGCAAAATTGTGCAAATTAAATAAGACTAATGTACTGTAAATCTCTTTTAACAGTTATATAGGTTAAAATAAGACCTTAAATCTCCCCCAAAAAGCGCAAGTTAAAACAAGACTACTGTCAAGCCCCCCATGTTGTGCAAGCTAAAATAAGACTCAATCTAATGGAAGCCTTCTAAAAATTGGCAAGTTAAAATAAGATAACATTATGTTAACAGCCCCAAAATTGAACCAATTAAAATAAGACTACCATAACGCCCCCAAAAGTTGTGCAGGATAAAAGCAGATTACCATAAAGCCCCCAAAAGTTGCACAAGTGAAAACATGACCGCCATAAATCCCCCAATAGTTCCACAGGTTAAAATGAAACCATTGTAAATCCCCAAGACGTTGCACTAGTCCCTCAAACCAATACTACTGTAAATCCCCTAAAAGAAGCACCAGTTAAAACAAGACTACCATAAAAACAATGCcaacaatgtctttgtcatggGAGCCGACCTGATGAGCACACACTGGCTGTCGTGTCTCTTCCAGATGCAGCGGTAGCATTCGTTGGCCACGGCAAAGATGTGTGGCGGCAGTTCACCCAGCTGGTGCTTGGAGTACAGGTCCACCCGCTCCGGGTCGTACAGACCTGGGATCTGCTTGTAAGGGTTGACAGCAGCCAGGATGCTGCCGATGTTTGTCTGGAAAGAGCCATCGCCAATTAACCTGGGCACGACGTTGCACGTTAGCCTACTTAGCTAATTATCGCTATGGCTTTGGTATTAATGTGAAGCGGCTATGTTGTCATGGTGACAGTTTTAGccttaaaaggggttaaaagATTGCAGTAAAAGAATTGCAATTGCGTTAAAAGAATTTAATTGAACCATTTTAATGAGTCAAGGTTATTATAGATAACTCAaagtaaaactgaaaaaaaagttttcgctaatgaaataaaataatataaaataaaataaaataaataaaataaataaaataaataaaataaataaaataaataaaataaaaaaatacaaaaataaaataaaaaaggagtgcttttacaacaaataactaactaaaaaatatgtaaagctaaaattgaaaaaatattttcgtgaacaaaataaaataaaaatgctaactaaagctaaattttctgtataaaaataataaataaatgataaataaatacatctaattaaaactacaaaaaagtgaaaatttatTTCGCTTTCGTCTTTGTTAGTTTATTTCATAAATGAGactttactgtattttaaatgtatttattttggtattaaaTGCTGTACAAAAGAAGGAAGGTCGAACAGTCTTTTTGgaaattttaatttatgtaaatttattacacaatacttaagtgattgttttttaatattgcactgAGTAAATACaccatatatttttatatattttttaaaatatattttttttactaaaactaacactaaaattaatttaaaacacaCTTATGtaaagcataaaaacaaaaaaacttgggaaaaacccaccctaaaaattaataattaaatataaataataataataataattaaaggtaAATGAAATTTatagaaaaagtcaaaatgaaatacgACAATGTAATGGAAAATCCAAAACTAATGCTTAAGTCAATGACGATTAATGCTgtgctttcttctttctttgccTTTTTGA includes the following:
- the LOC144032036 gene encoding unconventional myosin-X-like, encoding MEAFFTEGARVWVREKEQLVPATVNSCGDGTLVVTTDYGEVLYLQQAEVTRERVYAMHQSSVDGVEDMSALAELHEAAIMHNLYQRYQKDNIYTNIGSILAAVNPYKQIPGLYDPERVDLYSKHQLGELPPHIFAVANECYRCIWKRHDSQCVLISGESGAGKTESTKLLLQFLSVMSQNSAGTPPSERSTRVEQAIVQSSPIMEAFGNAKTVYNNNSSRFGKFIHLHFSESGNIQGGCVIDCILSCLKNLPHISHMQQQMI